One Parafrankia irregularis DNA window includes the following coding sequences:
- a CDS encoding glycosyltransferase family 4 protein codes for MRIVVATEARLQQNEDGRVLTPNPAAGYSTWASYLGVFDEVLLAARVARGAAGDQDGIPVEGTGVRVLPLPTFQGVAAYARRWPVLRGALRRAVAELHRPAADTAFVARVPGLVGTVLLSELRRRRVPFGLEVVGDVAEVLADHRPAALLAGQLLARQCRSAAAVSYVTRNVLQSRYPARPGVPMMSCPGSLLEDEDFVPAPRRAPGEWGATGPGHSRPGRPVRLLTIGSQERVYKGHDVLIDAVALMRSNGIPVMATIVGDGRHHDEIVRRAVDRGLGGDVRFIRWLGSRAQVRAALDDADVFVLPSRTEGLPRVLAEAAARALPAVASAVGGVVEFLPPSDLVPPDDPRRLAETLSELIASPDRYFAASERNLATAREHSFETIRPVILSFHRTLREVTAAAAAPAERGAGPRETAGPFVRPGR; via the coding sequence ATGCGGATCGTTGTCGCCACCGAAGCAAGGTTGCAGCAGAACGAGGACGGCCGTGTGCTGACGCCGAACCCCGCCGCCGGTTACTCGACCTGGGCCAGCTATCTCGGTGTCTTCGACGAAGTGCTGCTCGCCGCCCGGGTGGCCCGCGGCGCGGCCGGCGACCAGGACGGCATCCCGGTGGAGGGCACCGGAGTCCGCGTGCTGCCGCTGCCGACCTTCCAGGGCGTCGCGGCCTACGCACGCCGCTGGCCCGTGCTGCGCGGCGCGCTGCGTCGAGCGGTCGCCGAGCTCCACCGCCCGGCCGCGGACACTGCCTTCGTCGCGCGGGTTCCCGGCCTGGTCGGCACGGTTCTGTTGAGTGAGCTCCGGCGCCGGCGGGTGCCGTTCGGGCTCGAGGTCGTCGGAGACGTGGCCGAGGTGCTCGCTGACCACCGCCCTGCCGCGCTGCTCGCCGGCCAGCTGCTCGCCCGCCAGTGCCGCAGCGCCGCCGCCGTCAGCTACGTCACGCGGAATGTCCTGCAGAGCAGGTACCCGGCCCGCCCCGGGGTGCCGATGATGAGCTGCCCTGGGTCGCTGCTGGAGGACGAGGACTTCGTTCCGGCACCCCGCCGAGCCCCCGGCGAGTGGGGTGCGACCGGGCCCGGGCACTCGCGCCCCGGCCGACCGGTGCGCCTTCTGACGATCGGTTCGCAGGAACGTGTGTACAAGGGGCATGACGTCCTCATCGACGCGGTGGCGCTGATGCGGTCCAACGGCATCCCGGTGATGGCGACCATCGTCGGTGACGGCCGGCATCACGACGAGATCGTGCGGCGGGCGGTGGACCGCGGCCTCGGCGGGGACGTGCGCTTCATCCGCTGGCTTGGCAGCCGTGCACAGGTTCGAGCGGCGCTCGACGACGCGGATGTGTTCGTGCTCCCCTCCAGGACCGAGGGCCTTCCGCGGGTCCTGGCCGAGGCCGCTGCCCGGGCGCTGCCCGCGGTCGCGTCCGCGGTGGGGGGCGTGGTCGAGTTCCTGCCGCCGAGCGACCTCGTGCCGCCGGATGATCCCAGGCGGCTCGCGGAGACGCTGAGCGAGCTGATCGCGAGCCCGGACCGGTACTTTGCCGCCTCCGAGCGCAACCTCGCAACCGCGAGGGAGCACTCCTTCGAAACGATCCGGCCGGTCATCCTCTCCTTTCATCGGACGCTGCGAGAGGTCACCGCGGCGGCCGCCGCGCCGGCGGAGCGCGGGGCCGGCCCCCGCGAA